One Cryptomeria japonica unplaced genomic scaffold, Sugi_1.0 HiC_scaffold_2189, whole genome shotgun sequence genomic region harbors:
- the LOC131873563 gene encoding receptor-like protein Cf-9 homolog, translated as MYIDSLDLHNNSLEGSLHLPPAGAGAYLLDLSMNQFNGSIPTDIGAYLQNTRFLSLSRNNLSGAIPDSICTSYLEVLDLSNNTLSRVIPPHLTRNCSSLSVLDLAENHLEGKLPAEWGNITNMHTLKLNGNHLRGVIPSSISEGRSLQVLDLGNNDLEGTLPHWIGKLSQLHVLVLRSNHFHGSIPRQVIGLPNLQILDLSGNHLSGAIPSNLTNLLAIVNASQNNSNHLEDVRYTNKITISWKGWDVEFVKVLFILKCIDLSNNNLSGSIPSKMGSLQGLIALNLSRNHLSGRIPKTLGHMEQLESLDLSLNRLNGNIPLELEFLSYLEFLNLSYNMLDGKVPHGGQFLTFGESSYLGNLKLSGIPFTNISVCNNSSGYVNCTSIERIGEAKNSDGEMIGWAVGLGLSYGLGFSVVIGVLTLNKRVRKRAFDFYDVVILAIDGCIRG; from the coding sequence ATGTATATTGACTCTCTAGATTTGCACAATAATAGCCTAGAAGGTTCTCTTCATCTTCCTCCCGCTGGAGCTGGAGCTTATCTGCTGGATCTGTCGATGAATCAGTTCAATGGTTCTATTCCTACTGACATTGGTGCGTATCTTCAAAATACAAGGTTCTTATCCTTGTCGCGGAATAATCTCAGCGGGGCGATTCCAGATTCTATTTGCACTTCATATTTGGAGGTTCTTGACCTTTCAAATAATACGCTGAGCAGGGTCATTCCTCCTCATTTAACCAGGAATTGTTCTTCTCTTAGTGTTCTAGATTTGGCAGAGAATCATCTGGAAGGTAAATTGCCAGCAGAGTGGGGCAACATTACAAACATGCATACATTGAAGCTCAATGGTAATCATTTGAGAGGAGTTATTCCCTCATCCATTTCAGAAGGCCGATCTCTGCAAGTATTGGATTTGGGAAATAATGATTTGGAAGGCACCCTTCCCCACTGGATTGGAAAGCTATCACAGCTGCATGTGTTGGTCTTAAGGTCTAATCATTTTCATGGCAGTATCCCACGCCAGGTAATTGGCCTTCCGAATCTTCAAATTCTGGATCTTTCTGGCAACCACCTTTCAGGAGCTATTCCAAGCAACCTTACAAACCTGCTTGCAATTGTCAATGCATCGCAGAATAATTCAAACCATTTGGAAGACGTTAGATATACAAATAAAATTACAATTTCCTGGAAAGGCTGGGATGTTGAATTTGTGAAAgttctctttattcttaaatgtattgatctttcaaacaacaacttatCAGGGAGCATTCCTTCTAAAATGGGATCTCTTCAAGGCTTGATAGCCCTTAACCTTTCAAGGAATCATCTCAGTGGCCGAATCCCAAAAACATTGGGACACATGGAACAACTAGAGTCTCTGGACCTCTCGCTAAACAGGTTGAATGGCAACATTCCCTTAGAACTTGAGTTCCTGAGTTATTTGGAGTTCTTGAATCTATCTTACAACATGCTTGATGGAAAAGTACCCCATGGAGGACAGTTCCTAACTTTTGGGGAGTCGTCCTACTTAGGCAATCTTAAGCTAAGTGGGATTCCATTTACCAATATAAGCGTCTGCAACAACTCTTCTGGCTATGTCAACTGCACAAGTATTGAGAGAATTGGTGAAGCAAAGAATTCAGATGGTGAAATGATAGGATGGGCAGTCGGACTTGGATTGAGTTATGGTTTGGGATTCTCTGTTGTGATTGGAGTATTGACTTTAAATAAGAGGGTGAGAAAGAGAGCCTTCGATTTTTATGATGTTGTAATTTTAGCTATTGATGGGTGTATAAGAGGTTAA